GCTTCCAGGATGGGCATCTAGTGATTCTTCTGCACCCCCGAGGACAATGACTGAAATGTTTCCACCTCCTTCCTTGCTCAGCAAATGGGACACACTTTTCTTGGAAACGGAGACAGGCCCTTAGTGGATAAAACAGGAGGTGCAattaatcattctttttttaagttaaaaatctTTCAGTCATAACATTCTATGACATTGGCAAACATTCAACCAAATTTCCTATACTGTTTACATTTGGAGCTTTGTGTGGCCATGTATGACATAAGATCTAACATTTGACAGGTGATGGGtaggtttttaaaatgtgaagCACCCTTTTCAGGTTGTCAAATGCCACATGATCTACCATGTCCACTGTTTGTCTGGGCAGGTTGTGCACTGCTCAACTCTATGGGACCCTGTTCATACCAAATTCAAAGTAAAAGTTGCCCCTTTGAGTTGTTCAGTGCACAACTGGCATGGCCATATATGATGGCCTTGATAATTAATCTGGCAGATCCTTGCTCACAACCAAAAATTATATTCTTCAAGAGGTTGCAGTAGATCAGATAGTCTATATGGCTTCTTGTTTTCCAAACTTGGACTTATAATGTCAGTGACTTCAAATAATTTGGACATTTGACAAATAAACAAGATCACTTGCCAGATCTCTACACAGATCCAAAATGTCTAGTATGACTTTGCTAAATGGTTTAAGTTAAATGTATAGCTGTTCAGTCTTTGACTAGGCTTTCCCATGTAAAAATAACTTTAAGGATTTCTCTTCTGATTGAAAATGAGCTAGGAACCCTcagtggaaaatacagaaaagaataaaatcaaaactacaaaccAGCTCATGACCCACATTTCAGAGATATTTTAAtaccttgtttttccttccattcttGGTTTTACCCATCCTTTTAATCATAACAGAATGTGTTCAACAGTCTGTTTATAAAGACATAATATACCTCATCACTTGGAGGAAACCATATGCTAATTTTACCATGGGTTCCTAATTGGGAGAATTGTAAATGTATGACAAGATTCTGAACAACCAGTTACCCTCTTAAGGGAAGAGGCAGGGAGTGGTGAGTCAGAAGTTTGAGAACCTGAGCCAAAACGTGATTCTTTCTTTTACATCTGGACATACAAAATGCACTAACTCATTCTTTCAcggaacaaatatttattgaacttttcTATGTTTCAGATACCATGCTAGATGCTTGGGATGcaacagggggaaaaaagaaaagaaaatgacactgTCTATGTCCTCCCAGTGATTGCTGTCCAGTAGGGGAGACAGgaaactgctacacagcatgccAAGGGTCAGACGGGAGTAAGGACACAGGGCTTTACCATTAGCCCGACGGCATGTGGAAAGAGACATTCAGCCCAACCCTGCTGCCCTCTACCACTGCAGAATTCAGGATCCACGTTCACTTACCACAGCTCATCAGATATTCTCTGAAGAAAGGACACCAGAACCATATCGAGAGCACATGGAGGTATGCAGTAAAGCCGGGAAAGAGCTTCTTGAAGTCCGAATAGTTCGTACAAAAATTTCCAAAGGCTCCAGCAACCAGTACTCCATGAGGGTGAAACCCAAAAATGTAGTTGTGACTTGGATCCAAATCTGAAGTCTTGATGAGCTATAGTGTATTTATAGTgagatgaaaatataaaatggtccCTTAGTAGCTTacaatgagaaacaaaagaactcATGATTAGTTCTTAGGCTACAAGGAAATGGAGAACATGACTCCTTATTTCTCTGAGTTGAAGCTGTTTCCAAATTTCTAAACTAGCTCTTGAACCAGAGACCCTTCACACGTAGCCTTCTAAATTTTGTCCATTTAACTTAGAATCCATTTAATACCTTGTGCCTAAGTGCAGGCTTTTTCCTTCTGAAAAGGAGAAAGCTTGACATACATGTGATGGAAATAAACTTCCACTCAGCTCAATATATAGTACTGTGTGAACAATTGAAATAGTATTGTAATAATattcaatatatataaatataaatatataaatggtaCTATATAAAACAATTCTACTCACATGAATTGGAAAATAGTCCTTAAAGTACCTCCAAACCGTCCAGCTTCTGATCCAGTGGGATCTCCTGCCGCCTTGCTCAGGGGTACGGCAGTCGAAGTAAAACCAGGTCAAATATGGGATGTAAAGGAACCAATAGTTGTATATGATCAGTAACACAAAGATTCCAACGCACACCTGTGCTGGAAGAAAAGGACCAGACCTCATGGAGTCAAGGTCAGTTAGTCTCTGCTCACTGTACTATGTGATCATTGGCCTAATATAGGGGGATTTAACACACTTGGGGTACACCAAACTGAGCCCCAGTCAAAGTAAGGAAATATGATGAGAGACTAGTGCTATaatattatttaacatttattggaTGTTAACTAGGTGCCAAGCATTATATTTTGGGCCCTGCCCAACCAGTCTCATTTAATCCCCATTACAGCCTTAGCACCCCTAAAGTAGCCACAGTATTTGGATTCTCCCTTCTCAGAGAAGAGAATATAGAGACTTACATTAAGTAAGTTGCCCCAAGTCACCCAGCATGTCAGTGGTTGATCTGAAAAACAAATCCCGGCTGTCTGACTTCACTCCCTTCACTGTGACCTTCCACTGCCACCTCCATCCTAGATGGAGAGGCCATCAGTGAcaggagagaggcagagggtCTCCTACCATGGCTCACCATGACTGAGtagccactgtccatgtgctccTGAAGAGGAAGCATTAGAGTGACAAactgttttcaggacttggttgGCAGAGAAAGCAGTTGCACAGGAAGGACTCTTGAGCTTAATTGGCAGATCACCTCTTGCAACATTTCACAATGACAGACCAGTCCTGTTTATGTACCTAACATcatagcttcaaaatacatgaagcagaaACTGATAAAATTCAGGTGATAGTTACAAGAGTGTTTTTCAGCATAATAAACTAAGTAAAGCTACTTAGTTTTGTGTCTGCGCTGTGTATtactagaaaaatttttttctacaaaGTCAAAAACATcagctagagagagagagagtaatagagagagagaacaaagagGCTAGCACAAAGTAAGTGCACTATAAATGCCAGTTTTCACTACTACTTTAACTGGGgcctcttttccttctgttaGGAGCTGCTGTCTTTTCTCTAGTGCTGACTTCATTCTCCTATATAAACAGaacatgtatttatatttctggctatatataaatcaataaattttCCAGTCTGGTTTTGAGCAAAGCATGCAACAATGAACTTAGTCCAAGGGCTGCCGTGTTGCTCTCTCCAGAGTGGGTTACAGGTTAACAGAGTGGGTGAAAGGGTAAGGAAGTCTGGGCCCTCCATGCCTCTGGGGTGTTCTCTTGCATTCTGGCACTGTCGAGCAAGTGTCCATGTGCCCAGAAGCAAGGTCAAAGTGTGCCTTCTGCACTTATGTCTACCAGGATCATTCTATTTTGCTTTGTTTGCTTACCTCCACCCAGGTCTGAGTGCTGACAGTTTACTGCCATTGgttaattttctgtttatcttagTAAAATATGCAATAAAGAATTCCATGACACCAAGGTAGCCCTCATTCTTCTGTACTCAAAGCTGAATCAGGATAGCTAAGCACCAGTAGCTTATAAGTATTTACTACAAGTGCACAAGCAGGCTTATAAGCATAaggttttgttttccttactATAATACACAGTGGAGAAACTGAGACTAAAACCAAATggaggaagcagacgtggctcaactgctagagtgtctacctaccatatggagggcccagggttcgatacccagggcctcctgacctgtgtggtgagctggcccacacagtgctgccacgcgcaaggagtgccatgcaacgtaggggtgcccccgcataggggagccccaaggcaaggagtgtgccccacaaagagagccgccccccatgaaaaaagcgcagcccgcccaggagtggtgccacacacacggagagctgacacagcgagatgacgcaacaaaaaagagacagtttccagtgccgcctgataatacaagcagatgcagaacacacagcgaatgaacacagagagcagacaatggggggatgggggagggaaggggagagaaagaaataaaataaatcttaaaaaaaaaaaaaccaaatggaCTTTATTTCACTTGCAGAGTGAGTCAAGAGCAGATTCAGAAATATAATCCACAGCTACTAATTCAAAATTCCACTAACCCAAACACACATAGTTAATTGAGTACATGTCAGGTATGTTTTTAACATCTATAAGATGTTTTGCATGTATAATAAATAAGGCATGAATCTGGATTTGGACTGCCTAACCCAGGCAAACAGTGGAAACAACCCCTGACCAACCCCTAGGGTAAGTTCCTTTACCTTCTGTGCCTCAATTCCCTCACCTGGGAAATGGGCTAATTACAGCACCTGCCTCCAAGGGATGCTGGAAGAATAAATGATGTAGGGATGCCACAGGGCCCGGCTCAGAGCAAGCACGTGCCATATGGGAGCCATTGTTACAATGCACATGTTACTATCATACATTCAGAAAATGCAGCAAgtacaaaaagacaaaatatggTCATATTCCTATCACCCATCCAAAAATTACTGTTaagattttctgtgtttttttccccctatgaacaggttatttttctttagcttgattgatcacatattttttttttcctatagttTATCATCGCTTACAATTATATCACATTAGTAGTTTGGTATTATACATTGGATGTTACAACCTCttcataaatgttatttttattgattgctCAATATTCCATTGATTGACAGTGTTAACTCAGCCACTCCTATATTTTTCAACATTTGGGCTTCTAATAGATTTCCCTTATAAATGTAATCTTGTGGCAAACCCCTCTGTATATAAAATTTACCCACATTTTGATTTACTTCCATAAGATAAAAAGTGAAATACTGGATCACAAAGTACAAATATCTTTTTCACTTGATACACTTGGATGCCTTGTTATTCAAAGAAGTAGTTCTAATTTAAACTCCCATTTCATACATTGCAGCCATACTTTTATATTTCTTACTACAAACAACACCAAAATAGTTTTTTAAGCCCTTGATTCTAAATTCGATCTAAAGAAGAAAACACTGAAAACCTACGTGACTAGTTCACtcgtattttctatttttatcctattAAGCTATCCCAAGGTAATTCGATTCTTCTAAACTGGAGGCCAAAGTGGAAGAGGAAGATACAAAGCCTACTCCAATACACTGCGCAGTTCTCAAAACTGATATTGACACCTTTTACAATTATATAGGTTCATAAGCCAAGTTGCATTGAAGGCCAGAATTTCAGGTGGCTTTACTTGAGTACTTTCTGTAGTAAAAGTCATGAGTCTGCTCCCTTTTCTTACAAAATTCCCAGAGACTCTATTTTCTCTACGTCAGTGGGAAATCTATCCCCCACTCATTTCTAACAGTGCTAACGGTCAGAAACAATAAAACTTAGCCAAAGTATAGGTCATCCTTAAATTTCAGCATCATCAAGAATAGGACAAACTGAGAAGGAACACCCTATCAATTATGTAGTCATCTTGCCAAATATGTTTAACCTGAATCCAGTCATGAGAAAACAATTAGGCACATCCAGATTGTGGGACATTCTACAAGATATTTAGCCAGGCTGGTTAAAAAATATCAACACTgcagaagatttttaaaaaataagtaaaaggtaCAGGAACTGGTCTGGCTATAAAAGAAATCTGGAGACAATTAGGGAAGTTTGAATATGAATCACGTATTAAATATGATTATTGGATGACTGATAAATTTCTAATGTTGATAATGGAATTATGACTACATAGAAAATcattgtttttaggagacacatGCTTCAGTATTTACAGATGTACTGTCATGATGTCTACAGCTTAATTTCTCACTTTCAAGAGGTTCAACAACAACTGAACAAAGTATatatacacagagagagagagaaaagcaagcaaatgtggcaaaatactAAGTTAGTGAATCTAGTGGCTCAATCTATTTTTTCAACACTTCTGtagatttgaaatttttcacaactaaaaaaatgggggaaaatgtaTGAATTGCATATATAATTGATAATAATACATAGCAAGTTATTTACTGCTACCCAGATAGGAAAGAGACCTACATTTGCAGCCAAATTTTAACCTTCAATCTCATACTCAGAAAGGGACTGGTTGCTCCAACGGCCTGCTGAGCTGCCTTCATCTATCCCTAACCTTACAGAAGAGATATGTTCCAATAAAATCAGGGATGTAAACTTCATTTTTCCATGAAACTAAGGCTTTTTGCAAGGCTTAGTGGCCAGGTCTATGGCTTTTGGGTGGTGGCGGGCCCTTCAGTGCTTAAGTGGAATCTTCTCATCCTCCTTTTCCTACCTCCACCCCTCCTGACTCCCATACACCCACCTGAATatttacaataaatgaaattgtgcTGAACAAGAACGTACAAATGAAAATGAGCCATGCAGTGTCTGACATATGGTAAACATTCTATTGATGTTAATAGaatttggagaagaaaaaaaaaagaatcctaacAACACATCATAGGTGATAGGTGCTTCTTCAAAGACATGATATATAGAAATAGAcaaattatcttatgttttagaTTTCAGTTGCCATACATTGTAGGTGTTTCAAAATTCAAAACAGTAATATTcataatatggaaaaaataactggtttgtgaagatgaaataaaacaaTACTCAGAAAGGCTTTAGAACAATGATTTTATATGGGAAGCTCTCAGTAAGTGTTAGTTAATAGCAGGTTGAACCATATGAAAGTGCCAATATTTCACTGTTTGTGACCTAGAAAAACACCATTTCCATGTGGGTTCAACCCAACATGTCATGTTATTTGTTCTCAAGTGCATAGATTActttgagaaaaataattttgtgaaaatagatacataagaagaaagacaaatgacAAAATATTATCAATAGTTATAggatgggaataataataatctgGAATGGAATATGAAATTTTCTAGTCTCTTCTAAAAGCTCtccattttccaatttttctaaaaattagcatgaaatattttataataaaatttatttttaaaaataataaaatgtctctactaaaagaaaaaaaaactaaatagaaTTTTTCAGCACAAATCCACTTATATAAGAatattcctatctttaaaacaattttccacGAGCAATCCGTATCAGTAAAACATTGTGAAAACTATTGAATTTATTTACTTTCATTAAATAATGACCAATAACAcataacttaaaatatttaacttgTATGTGTTTCCTTCCCATTCTCACCCAAGAAGTTTTAATCTCTCTCCTATAAAAACAGTATTTGTATCAACATTTGAGTATGCAGTACTTAATTTAACAATTTAACtagcagagaaagaaaatagaattcaGAGGCAAATAAAATCCATTAGCACattctttatttctgcattgtaTGTGAACATATCAATCAGTGCCATCTCTGACTACAACAATACAAGTGGAAcattcttctgatttttaaaattcctactCTAAGAGAACTTGCCTCTTAGGGTCTCTTAAGATGGTGCTAAAAGACAAATCTCGGGCACTGCTGCAGAATTTTGCAGCCTAGTTTTCCCCATATGTGGGTTCCCCACTGCTATTATAAATTGTTACTTGTAGGGACTGCATTTTCCTGTCTTAAAGTAAATTCATTATTGGACCTACTACTTTGCCTGAAGAGGGCAGGGATCCAGCTGAAACAACTCTTTCCACATTGTGAATATTTTAGAAAGGTTTCCAAGTTTAAGAATAAAGTAAGCACAAGTACTTTGTATAGCTGCAAACTGAAAACCTTGGAGATAATTCCCAAAACAGAGGCACAGTAGTGTCCATGTCCGTGAAAATCCAAGAATCTAGTGTGAAGCATGTGAGTGAATATTCAACTGCCCTCCCTCAAAGTCTTCCTGATtaaaagagactaaagagacatgacgAATAAATGCGACTCATGGATTCCTTTGCTAGAAAGACATTAGTTGGGTGATTAACAAAGCCGGAATAAGGTCTGTGGATCAGAAAGTATTATGCATAGGTGCTATTTTCCTGATTTAGATAATAGTACTATGGTTATGTAAGAGAATGTCCTTGGTTTTAGGAAATATATACCAAACTATTTAGGCATAAAGGACATcatgtctgcaacttactttcAAAGAGTTCAGAAAACAGTAACacaggtgtatgtgtgtgtggagagagagagagaggcacagagaaaaagagagagaatgataaaggaaacaacatgAAATATTAACTTCTGGGGAACTTGAGTGAAAGAATATGGGAACTCTTTgtaatgtttttaaacttttctgcAATTatcatttcaaagtaaaaagttacCAACAATATTAACAGTCAACCCTGAGATCTACAGAATCAAAATTTctggtaatttatattttaacaaaCATCCCCAGATGATTCTTAAATATGCTGAAAGTTTATGTATGCAAGTTTCTTGTGCAAGTTTATGTATGAAAGTTTCTTGCGTAAGAATAAAAACTTCTTCCACAAAGTAGAAGACTCCACGCTGTTAAGATACCAGTTCTCCCAGAATTGACCTATAGACTCaaagcaattccaatcaaaatcccaccaggctttttttgtagaaattgatcAAGCTGATCATAAAATGCAtatgaggcggcggacttggcccagtggttagggcgtccgtctaccacatgggaggtctgcggttcaaacccagggcctccttgacccttgtggagctggcccatgcgcagtgctgatgcgcgcaaggagtgccctgccatgcaggggtgtcctccatgtaggggagccccacgcgcaaggagtgtgcccgtaaggagagcggcccagcaccaaaaaaagtgcagcctgcccaagaatggagccgcccacacggagagctgacacagcaagatgatgcagcaaaaagaaacacagattcccctgccactgtcaacaaagaagacgcagcaaatagacacagagaacagacaaccggggtggggggaaaggggagggaaataaataaataaatcttttaaataaataaataaataaataaaatgcatatgaAAATACAAAGAACCTAGTATAgtcaaaaagtcagaaaaagaaaagaactacaTTTGAGATCTAACATTACTTGACTTCAAAAATTATTATAATGCTATAGTAATTAAAACGGTATGGtactgggaagctgatgtggttcaaacagttgagtgcctgcttcctaaaTGGGAGGTCCTAgtttcagttccaggtgcctcctttaaaaaaaaaaaaaagaaagaaaagaaaaaaagagcggagcaaatgaaaaaccaactcagtgcagccaatgtggctcagtggtggaacactggcttcccacatacgaggtcccgggtttaatcccTCCCCCCagtatccccctccccccaaaatcaGTATGGTTCTGacaaaaatagacacacagaTTAACAGAACAGAATAGCGTCTAGAAATAATTCCACAAATATAtgaacaactgatttttgacaaaagcaCAATGACAATGCAGTGGAAAAAGGAAAGCTTTTATAACAATTTGTGTGggaacaattggatatccatatgcagaaaaaaaaaaggaactcagaCCCATATCTCaccccacacacaaaaattaactcaaaaatggatcaTTAACTTCtatgtaaaatctaaaaataccaaatttctagaagaaaacataggagaaaatctttgtgaccttgggttaagcaaagatttcttaggtatgacaccaaaagcacaagtataaaagaaaaaaaaaaggatatataagatttcatcaaaaaatttaaaacttaagtTCTTCTGAAGACaccattaagagaatgaaaagacaagccatagaCTGAAGTAAAATCTATGTgaaacatatctgataaaggactgtACCCAGAATATACAGGAAGAACCTTCAAATTCAATGATATGAAAAAACAGCAACCCAATAAAAAGGGGGGCTGGGGTGTCCAATCTAAATAGACATGTCAACAAAGAAGATGTATGACAtgggaaaagatgttcaaaattattagtcattagagaaatgcaaattaaaaccatgagatGCCACTAGACATCTATTTATATTGCAAAAATTAAAACCATACTAATTGACAGTATCACTGATGGCAAGGATGTGTGAAGCACTGGAACTCTCTTACACTACTGGTGAGAGTGAGTATAAAATGGTATCACAGCTTTGGAAGAAAGTTTGGCAggttcttaaaaagttaaacatacatctACCATATGATCCTACCATTCACTCCTTGTTTTacccaagaaaaaagaaagcacatgTGCATACAAAGATTTAAagttcacagcagtattattcataatagttatAAACTAAATATCCATTAACAGAGTAACAGACAAATTGCAGTAAATCCATATAATAGAATGCTACTCAGAAACAAATAGCAATGAATTATTGCTACACAGAggaaataattatgctgagtgaaagaccAAAATGAGTACatattatgtgattccatttatataaaactccaGAAATGCAAACTGATCTGTAGttacagaaagcagatcagtggttgtttGGGGATTAGGATGGAGAGGAAGGATTAACAAGAAACCTCTGGGGGTGATGGGTATGATGACTAtcttgattatggtgatggtttcATGTGTATATACTTATGTaagaacttaaaattttttttccttaaatatatgcagtttactgtttgtcaattatacctcaataaagctctttaaataaataaaccccaTTCAGTCAAAGATCAGGGTTCCACTACCAACTCACAGGTTCTCTTCAACAAGTTACTGTATCttttgagcttcagttttctcatctaaaaaACATATAATCTCTGCCACATGGGACTGTAGGTAGAAGATGCTCGATAAATGctggctttctctttttcagttttctacTTTTCAGTTAGTAGAGTGGTGGTATGTAAGACTCTAATATTTCCATTTCTTGAATTTAAAGATTAGATGTCAGGTACCTAACATTTATTTCAAGGAAACACAGTTTCATTTCATGACTCAGTGAAacaatttgctatttttaaacaTATCCCAAGTGCTAACAGCTTAGACTCTGTCCTGGTGGTGGCTGGGAAAATCCATTCCAGGGATTTGATTTAGAGATGCTCAAAAACAGTTACTAAAACCTCTCTTGTCACCAATGGAAGTAGCTATTAACTAACTCCTTACTTGAAAACTgattattaaatggaaaaaaagtaaacACTTATCCTGGCTTTCCTTTAAGAATTGAATTGTAGGGTAGTCAAGTGGATCTAGATGATGAGAAAAAGTTCTTTGTTACAGAATTTCCAGTTAATAAATGATGAGTGATAGAATTTTTACAAACCCTAATAAAAGAATTAATtcaggggttgaatgggacctcatatttttcataatgtaatttaaaaaaataaataaataatttttaaaaatggtaaaaaaaaaaaaaaaagaattaattcaaGCCATTAATGAAGGCTTAAGTCACTAGTTAAAAAATTGCCAGGGAATGTTTGTTTTCAGGGTATCCAAGTTATTATCAGTCTCAGACAACCTCCTGGTTATATCGGAAAAATCACTTCTTTAGAATGGGAGATCAGGGGTTCATATCTGCACCCACTGATCAATCCTTGACACTATAATCAGTGAAACACACAGAAgtacccaggaagaagtcttgcAAAAAAGATTTCGTGTAAATCTAATCAAACTTTTGAGAATGACTTCCATTTcagaagaaatacagaaaacGAGTTGAGCAATTAGACAAACCTGGAAAGTGAGACATCTTCCAAGACAGATCATCTGGCTTCTTCaaagtgtcactgacaagaaaaCCAAGGAGGGTGTGTACACTCATTTAAATTAAAAGGAACGTAAAAGCCAAATACAACATGCA
The nucleotide sequence above comes from Dasypus novemcinctus isolate mDasNov1 chromosome 7, mDasNov1.1.hap2, whole genome shotgun sequence. Encoded proteins:
- the MOGAT1 gene encoding 2-acylglycerol O-acyltransferase 1 isoform X2 produces the protein MICLGRCLTFQVCVGIFVLLIIYNYWFLYIPYLTWFYFDCRTPEQGGRRSHWIRSWTVWRYFKDYFPIHLIKTSDLDPSHNYIFGFHPHGVLVAGAFGNFCTNYSDFKKLFPGFTAYLHVLSIWFWCPFFREYLMSCGPVSVSKKSVSHLLSKEGGGNISVIVLGGAEESLDAHPGSFTLFIRQRKGFVKMALTHGAYLVPVFSFGENELFKQVNNPEGSWLRAVQEKLQKIMGFALPLFHARGIFQYNFGLMPYRKPIHTVVGCPIPVHQTENPTPEQIEELHQTYMKELQKLFDEHKGKYGIPEDKTLIFK
- the MOGAT1 gene encoding 2-acylglycerol O-acyltransferase 1 isoform X1; translation: MKVEFAPLNIPLARRLQTAAVLQWVFSFLMLAQVCVGIFVLLIIYNYWFLYIPYLTWFYFDCRTPEQGGRRSHWIRSWTVWRYFKDYFPIHLIKTSDLDPSHNYIFGFHPHGVLVAGAFGNFCTNYSDFKKLFPGFTAYLHVLSIWFWCPFFREYLMSCGPVSVSKKSVSHLLSKEGGGNISVIVLGGAEESLDAHPGSFTLFIRQRKGFVKMALTHGAYLVPVFSFGENELFKQVNNPEGSWLRAVQEKLQKIMGFALPLFHARGIFQYNFGLMPYRKPIHTVVGCPIPVHQTENPTPEQIEELHQTYMKELQKLFDEHKGKYGIPEDKTLIFK